A genome region from Corynebacterium uberis includes the following:
- a CDS encoding DEAD/DEAH box helicase, with amino-acid sequence MSALTGSPTFSDLGVAAEICDALARVNITHTFAIQELTLPLALDGKDIIGQARTGMGKTLGYGVPLLDRVFDSADVEELDGSPRALVVAPTRELADQVGEDLRVAAANLPVRVVTIYGGRPYDEQIDALNSGADVIVGTPGRLLDLHQGGSLRLDKVAVLVLDEADEMLDLGFLPDIEKILSALTHKHQTMLFSATMPGPILTLARSFLHHPVHIRAEQAESGMTHKNTKQVVFQAHRMDKPAILARILQSPTRQRTIIFTRTKRAAAQVSEDLAQRGFLVGAVHGDMGQPARERSLKAFRDATIEILVATDVAARGIDVDDVTHVVNYQTPDDPMTYVHRIGRTGRAGSSGTAVTLIGYDELPKWQAVNDEVDLGQPEPPQWFSTSPELAEAFNLPDHVSDTVGSPRKVFGGANTQARRKGRRQR; translated from the coding sequence GTGTCTGCACTAACTGGTAGCCCCACCTTCAGCGACCTTGGTGTCGCCGCCGAAATCTGTGACGCGCTGGCCCGCGTCAACATCACCCACACCTTTGCCATCCAGGAGCTGACGCTCCCGCTGGCCCTCGATGGCAAGGACATCATTGGGCAGGCGCGTACCGGCATGGGCAAAACCCTCGGCTATGGGGTGCCGCTGCTCGACCGAGTCTTCGACTCCGCCGACGTCGAAGAACTCGACGGGTCCCCCCGGGCTTTAGTCGTCGCCCCCACCCGCGAGCTGGCTGACCAGGTCGGCGAAGACCTCCGCGTCGCGGCCGCCAACCTGCCCGTGCGCGTGGTCACCATCTACGGCGGGCGCCCCTACGACGAACAGATTGACGCCCTCAACTCCGGCGCCGACGTCATCGTGGGCACCCCGGGCCGACTATTGGACCTGCACCAAGGCGGATCCCTACGCCTAGACAAAGTGGCGGTGCTGGTCCTCGACGAGGCGGACGAGATGCTCGATCTGGGCTTTCTTCCGGACATTGAAAAGATCCTCTCCGCCCTCACCCACAAGCACCAGACCATGCTGTTTTCCGCGACCATGCCCGGGCCCATCCTCACCCTGGCCCGGTCCTTCCTCCACCACCCGGTGCACATCCGCGCCGAACAGGCCGAATCTGGGATGACCCACAAGAACACCAAGCAGGTGGTGTTCCAAGCACACCGCATGGACAAGCCGGCCATCCTGGCACGCATCCTGCAATCCCCGACACGCCAGCGCACGATCATCTTTACGCGCACCAAGCGGGCCGCCGCGCAGGTGTCCGAAGACCTCGCGCAGCGCGGTTTCCTGGTGGGCGCCGTCCACGGGGACATGGGCCAGCCGGCACGCGAGCGCTCCCTGAAAGCCTTCCGCGATGCCACCATTGAAATCCTGGTGGCTACCGACGTCGCCGCCCGCGGCATCGACGTCGATGACGTCACCCACGTGGTCAACTACCAAACCCCCGACGACCCCATGACCTACGTCCACCGAATCGGCCGCACAGGGCGTGCTGGGAGCAGCGGAACCGCCGTGACGCTGATCGGTTACGATGAACTACCGAAGTGGCAGGCCGTCAACGACGAGGTAGACCTTGGGCAGCCGGAGCCCCCGCAGTGGTTCTCCACCTCCCCCGAACTCGCCGAAGCCTTCAACCTGCCCGACCACGTATCAGATACCGTCGGTTCCCCGCGCAAGGTCTTTGGGGGTGCCAACACGCAAGCCAGACGAAAGGGGCGTCGCCAGCGGTGA
- a CDS encoding DUF3107 domain-containing protein, whose amino-acid sequence MDIKIGFTQAPRELVISSSAEPKDISQKVAQALGGQDATLTLEDDKGRSYVLRTDAIAYVEVGLPERRSVGFAGA is encoded by the coding sequence ATGGATATCAAGATCGGTTTTACCCAGGCTCCCCGCGAGCTAGTTATCTCCAGCTCAGCGGAGCCGAAGGATATTTCCCAGAAGGTTGCGCAGGCGCTGGGCGGACAGGATGCGACGTTGACCCTTGAGGATGATAAGGGCCGGTCTTATGTGCTGCGCACGGACGCTATCGCCTACGTGGAGGTGGGACTGCCGGAGCGGCGCTCCGTGGGATTCGCCGGAGCCTAG
- a CDS encoding DUF3152 domain-containing protein, with the protein MVSESPLVRFARDYGWRAYAIPVLAVITVWILVDVFTSPTDSDDAASAQVAATQQAGEHGGGHQHDHQGEEGKTGPNPADAAAPAVAPDQLPAGGPFTERGDATYRVIGTPGLAVGQGREKVVRYVIEVEGGVDTAGVGGDDALAAMIDATLANPKGWTHDPAFRFEHVGADQDPNMRIQLTSVGTTHELCGTNLAMETSCFYTDGNRVVINESRWVRGAAPFAGDVGSYRQYLINHEVGHGLGYEHHEPCRASGELAPVMMQQTLSLDNSQLHAFDSAEVYPDDHAQCLYNPWPYPKVAP; encoded by the coding sequence ATGGTTTCTGAAAGCCCCCTGGTTCGCTTCGCTCGTGACTACGGATGGCGCGCGTATGCCATCCCCGTCCTGGCGGTGATTACCGTGTGGATCCTGGTGGACGTGTTCACCTCGCCCACGGATTCGGATGACGCTGCCTCGGCGCAGGTGGCGGCGACGCAGCAGGCCGGCGAGCACGGGGGTGGCCACCAGCATGATCACCAGGGGGAAGAGGGCAAGACGGGGCCGAATCCGGCGGATGCGGCCGCCCCTGCGGTGGCGCCTGATCAGCTGCCGGCTGGAGGCCCGTTTACAGAGCGCGGTGATGCGACGTATCGGGTGATCGGCACTCCGGGGCTGGCGGTTGGCCAGGGCCGGGAGAAGGTGGTGCGCTACGTCATCGAGGTTGAGGGCGGGGTGGATACTGCCGGGGTCGGCGGGGATGACGCGCTGGCCGCGATGATCGATGCCACCCTGGCTAATCCCAAGGGGTGGACCCATGACCCGGCGTTCCGCTTTGAGCATGTGGGCGCGGATCAAGACCCGAACATGCGCATTCAGCTGACCTCTGTGGGCACAACCCATGAATTGTGTGGGACGAATTTGGCCATGGAGACCAGCTGCTTCTACACCGACGGCAACCGCGTGGTCATCAACGAGTCGCGGTGGGTGCGCGGGGCCGCCCCGTTTGCCGGTGACGTGGGTTCCTATCGCCAGTACCTGATCAACCATGAGGTTGGCCACGGGCTGGGCTATGAGCACCACGAGCCGTGCCGGGCGAGCGGGGAGTTGGCACCGGTGATGATGCAGCAGACGTTGAGCCTGGACAATTCGCAGCTGCATGCCTTCGATTCTGCGGAGGTCTACCCCGATGATCACGCCCAGTGTTTGTACAATCCATGGCCCTATCCAAAGGTGGCACCGTAA
- a CDS encoding TIGR02569 family protein — translation MKSVNKPEQQPQAQPEAEPMELPEQVADIFHADGAPGSAVPLGAAWDYGWRRGGIVLSRALGPHTAWSARVREGLSPRGVSVARPVRATDGRYVAGGWKATVFAPGEPAARVDETAAAALRLADALAEVSERPDQGSSDVFSLADQAAWSATLTQVDQNLEDGLDRDLIAVLRQARTAVSGPVQVGHADMLATTIYAGDAAPVVTDLVGVVHPHGYTAAQVIADGLLARAVDPGILDRFSFVPDCLQLVIRALLYRVYVHALLDSAHPKATGRLAEVTELVLSHPGARR, via the coding sequence ATGAAGTCAGTGAATAAGCCGGAACAGCAGCCGCAGGCCCAGCCGGAGGCGGAGCCCATGGAGCTGCCGGAGCAGGTGGCGGACATCTTCCACGCGGACGGCGCGCCGGGTTCGGCAGTGCCTTTGGGTGCGGCGTGGGATTACGGGTGGCGCCGCGGGGGCATCGTGTTGTCGCGCGCGTTGGGCCCGCATACGGCGTGGTCTGCGCGGGTGCGCGAGGGCCTATCGCCGCGTGGCGTGTCGGTGGCGCGGCCGGTGCGCGCCACGGATGGGCGGTATGTGGCGGGGGGTTGGAAGGCCACCGTCTTTGCGCCGGGGGAGCCTGCGGCCCGGGTGGATGAGACCGCTGCCGCGGCGTTGCGGCTGGCCGATGCCTTAGCGGAGGTTTCCGAGCGGCCGGACCAGGGCAGCAGCGATGTGTTTTCCTTGGCGGATCAGGCGGCTTGGTCGGCGACGCTGACGCAGGTGGATCAGAACTTAGAAGACGGATTGGATCGGGACCTGATCGCGGTGCTGCGCCAGGCGCGCACGGCGGTGTCAGGTCCGGTCCAGGTGGGCCATGCGGACATGCTGGCTACCACGATTTACGCGGGCGATGCGGCCCCGGTGGTCACTGATCTGGTGGGCGTGGTCCACCCGCATGGGTATACGGCTGCTCAGGTGATTGCGGACGGCCTGCTTGCGCGGGCGGTGGACCCGGGGATTTTGGATCGCTTCTCCTTCGTGCCGGATTGCCTCCAGCTGGTGATTCGCGCGTTGCTGTATCGCGTGTACGTGCATGCCTTGTTGGATTCGGCGCATCCGAAGGCCACGGGCCGCCTGGCGGAGGTCACGGAGCTGGTGTTGTCTCATCCGGGGGCGCGGCGTTAA
- a CDS encoding ATP-dependent DNA helicase has product MVSAAHAGVGGAPIPQIRLVAGTPGASTSDVRRQWPQLPHEGSWVVSGPAGSGVSSLLIDAAVARVDATHPLSGLLMIAASKDAGVRMRRELYAALPPAAMVTQDSPVRSIHSLAFALLRQATRTDEGAQVRLITGAEQDAVFRELLAWQAAEGRGGWPAEYVPALTMVGFARQLRDFLLRAAERGVGPERLRELGKTYRRPVWVAAGNFLQEYDRAMALTEQRWYSASELVSAALDQVRRDPDLIADAGWHSIFVDDAHNLDPRSGELIAEVAKHAELVVVGGDPEQSIFHFRGADPAVLKNFPADHHLRLEHSWRHPTRSVVRAATPAAEMAAVADWVRRAHLIDGVEWSQIAVVVRSSPQVEAVRRALHAAGVPVFVPTTDVVLAHQPLVRSVLLAAASLARELTHEEWEAVVLGPVGGADPVTLRRLLRGLRRWDMSRRAMDTLRDLLVHSPDPDVQLELEEVLTGRELEILERVRGVLAAGRQERNQHGSAEEVLWALWQETGVADRLMAQALRGGVAGAQADRDLDAVMALFDAAGDFVERRPAAGVDSFVETMMSQDLPTGVRDRRGVVSPAVEVTTVHATAGRQWARVVIAGAQDHLWPALGETGSLFEQEELVDLLDRDVDPDVFVGRREDKLAEEARLFGVACTRATQAVLITAVHDPDSEEPVELTRFAADLPGATTPAVADAAPDAPAPGDHEVPELGHRVLSRTHLIAELRREVCDTAAPQWRRTQAARGLARLAAAGVPGADPEQWWATTEASTSVELRPAGQTVALSPSRIESLDACPLRAVGEQILGESTHSDASVFAMLKGTLVHGFAEALQRGADPAAARELVTAAFAELPGMPPWARQTRREEWDELLDRTSSWLAARGRFTLVGVEVDVNVDLGNGVAIRGRIDRLDKDDAGDHFIVDLKTGKNAPTQKKTEQQMQLQAYQLALTRGTITARGVTTGQPHPECGGALLVYPGTSAKSVTCRQQAPQTPQQGEQLAAYLPELAHHMRGPRLCARLNDGCSSCRLRTICPLQPEGRASTDV; this is encoded by the coding sequence ATGGTCAGTGCTGCACATGCGGGGGTTGGTGGCGCACCGATTCCACAGATTCGGTTGGTGGCGGGCACACCGGGGGCGTCGACAAGCGATGTGCGCCGCCAGTGGCCGCAGCTGCCGCACGAGGGCTCCTGGGTGGTGTCGGGACCTGCGGGTTCGGGGGTGAGTTCTTTGCTTATCGACGCCGCCGTCGCGCGCGTCGACGCCACCCACCCATTGTCGGGACTACTCATGATCGCCGCGTCGAAGGATGCCGGGGTACGGATGCGCCGGGAGCTCTACGCGGCGCTTCCCCCCGCGGCGATGGTGACTCAGGATTCCCCGGTGCGCTCGATCCACTCGCTGGCGTTCGCCCTGCTGCGGCAGGCGACGCGCACCGATGAGGGCGCGCAGGTGCGCCTGATTACGGGGGCGGAGCAGGATGCGGTGTTTAGGGAGCTGCTCGCCTGGCAGGCCGCGGAGGGGCGTGGTGGGTGGCCGGCGGAGTACGTCCCGGCGCTGACCATGGTGGGTTTTGCCCGTCAGCTGCGCGACTTTTTGTTGCGCGCCGCGGAGCGTGGCGTGGGCCCGGAGCGGCTGCGCGAGCTGGGTAAGACGTACCGGCGTCCCGTGTGGGTGGCGGCCGGGAATTTCCTGCAGGAATATGACCGCGCCATGGCGCTTACTGAACAGCGGTGGTACAGCGCCTCTGAGCTGGTCAGCGCGGCGCTCGACCAGGTGCGCCGGGACCCGGACCTGATAGCGGACGCCGGCTGGCACAGCATCTTCGTCGATGACGCCCACAATCTGGACCCGCGCTCGGGCGAGCTGATCGCCGAGGTGGCCAAGCACGCCGAGCTCGTGGTGGTGGGCGGGGACCCGGAGCAGTCCATTTTCCACTTCCGGGGCGCAGACCCGGCGGTGTTGAAGAATTTTCCGGCTGACCACCACCTGCGGCTGGAGCATTCGTGGCGCCACCCCACCCGGTCGGTGGTGCGGGCGGCCACCCCAGCCGCGGAGATGGCGGCGGTGGCCGATTGGGTGCGCCGCGCGCACCTGATCGATGGGGTGGAGTGGTCCCAGATCGCGGTGGTGGTGCGGTCCTCGCCGCAGGTGGAGGCGGTGCGTCGGGCGCTGCACGCGGCGGGCGTCCCGGTTTTCGTGCCCACCACGGATGTGGTGCTGGCCCACCAGCCGCTGGTGCGCTCGGTGCTGCTAGCGGCGGCGTCGTTAGCGCGGGAGCTGACCCACGAGGAGTGGGAGGCCGTGGTGCTCGGCCCGGTGGGCGGGGCGGATCCGGTCACGCTGCGGCGGTTGCTGCGCGGATTGCGCCGGTGGGACATGTCGCGGCGCGCGATGGATACGCTGCGCGACCTGCTGGTTCATTCTCCGGATCCGGACGTGCAGCTGGAGCTCGAAGAGGTGCTCACAGGCCGGGAGCTGGAGATCCTGGAGCGGGTGCGTGGGGTGCTGGCCGCGGGCCGCCAGGAGCGCAACCAGCACGGCTCGGCCGAGGAGGTGCTGTGGGCGCTGTGGCAGGAGACCGGCGTTGCCGATCGGCTCATGGCGCAGGCCCTGCGCGGAGGGGTCGCCGGGGCGCAGGCTGATCGGGACCTGGATGCGGTGATGGCGTTGTTCGATGCCGCGGGCGATTTCGTGGAGCGCCGCCCGGCCGCCGGGGTGGATTCCTTCGTGGAAACCATGATGAGCCAGGATTTGCCCACTGGCGTGCGCGACCGCCGCGGCGTGGTCTCGCCGGCGGTGGAGGTGACCACCGTGCACGCCACCGCCGGGCGGCAGTGGGCGCGCGTGGTCATCGCCGGGGCGCAGGATCACCTGTGGCCGGCGTTGGGGGAGACCGGCAGCCTCTTCGAGCAGGAAGAGCTGGTGGATCTGCTGGACAGGGACGTCGACCCGGATGTCTTTGTGGGGCGCCGCGAGGACAAGTTAGCCGAGGAGGCCCGCCTGTTCGGGGTGGCCTGCACGCGGGCGACGCAGGCGGTCCTCATCACCGCGGTGCATGACCCGGACTCAGAGGAGCCAGTGGAACTGACCAGGTTTGCCGCGGACCTGCCGGGTGCCACTACCCCCGCGGTGGCCGACGCCGCGCCAGACGCACCAGCCCCGGGGGACCACGAGGTGCCGGAGCTCGGCCACCGGGTGCTCTCCCGCACGCACCTGATCGCCGAGCTGCGCCGGGAAGTCTGCGATACGGCGGCCCCACAGTGGCGGCGCACGCAGGCGGCGCGCGGGTTGGCGCGGCTGGCGGCAGCGGGAGTGCCGGGGGCGGATCCGGAGCAGTGGTGGGCGACCACGGAGGCGTCGACAAGCGTAGAGCTGCGGCCCGCCGGGCAGACGGTGGCGCTGTCCCCGTCGCGCATTGAGTCGCTGGATGCCTGCCCGCTGCGCGCCGTCGGCGAACAGATCCTCGGCGAGTCCACGCATTCTGATGCTTCCGTCTTTGCCATGCTCAAAGGCACGCTGGTGCACGGGTTTGCGGAGGCCCTCCAACGCGGCGCGGATCCTGCCGCCGCCCGCGAGCTGGTCACCGCCGCTTTCGCCGAGCTGCCCGGCATGCCGCCGTGGGCCCGCCAGACGCGAAGGGAGGAGTGGGACGAACTCCTCGATCGGACCTCCTCCTGGCTGGCCGCCCGCGGGCGCTTCACGCTCGTTGGCGTTGAGGTGGACGTGAATGTGGACCTGGGCAACGGGGTGGCCATCCGCGGGCGCATCGACAGGCTGGACAAGGACGACGCCGGGGATCACTTCATCGTCGATCTCAAAACCGGCAAGAACGCACCTACCCAGAAAAAGACCGAGCAGCAGATGCAGCTGCAGGCCTACCAGCTGGCGTTGACCCGCGGCACCATCACCGCCCGCGGCGTGACCACCGGGCAACCCCACCCGGAGTGCGGCGGCGCGCTGCTGGTCTACCCGGGAACCTCGGCGAAGTCCGTGACGTGCCGCCAGCAGGCACCGCAAACCCCACAACAGGGCGAGCAACTCGCCGCCTACCTGCCCGAGCTGGCCCACCACATGCGCGGGCCGCGGCTGTGCGCCCGCCTCAACGATGGCTGCTCGTCGTGTCGCCTGCGCACCATCTGCCCACTGCAACCAGAAGGACGGGCGAGCACGGATGTCTAA